One region of Termitidicoccus mucosus genomic DNA includes:
- a CDS encoding nucleotidyl transferase AbiEii/AbiGii toxin family protein produces the protein MSKNTKPQPDWENVLSAATRLQHILPGATLVGGTASAIYANHRVSYDADHILVDLRGHYKEILAQLESVAGWKTARTKEPVIILGSLDGIETGVRQLIREAPLETVTLPFGDQSITLPSPEEMLRIKGVLILKRNATRDYLDFAALADHMGDEATAKALQCFDRLYPQASGESSLQQLQAQLVNPMPYDLDITDLAQYKKLQPRWQDWDAVKTACAQIAVNLFDRICESQKEQPEDPQPDF, from the coding sequence ATGTCAAAAAACACAAAACCGCAGCCTGACTGGGAAAACGTGCTGTCGGCGGCCACGCGCCTCCAGCACATCCTGCCCGGCGCCACCTTGGTAGGCGGCACCGCATCGGCGATCTACGCCAATCATCGCGTCTCTTACGACGCCGACCACATATTGGTTGATTTGCGCGGCCACTATAAAGAAATACTCGCGCAACTCGAATCCGTGGCGGGCTGGAAAACCGCGCGCACCAAGGAACCAGTCATCATCCTGGGCAGCCTCGACGGCATTGAAACTGGCGTCCGCCAGCTCATCCGGGAAGCCCCCTTGGAAACCGTCACCCTGCCCTTTGGCGACCAATCCATCACCCTCCCCTCCCCGGAGGAAATGCTGCGAATCAAGGGAGTGCTCATTCTCAAACGCAATGCCACCCGCGACTACCTCGACTTCGCGGCCCTGGCCGATCACATGGGAGACGAAGCCACGGCAAAAGCCCTGCAATGCTTCGACCGATTATACCCGCAAGCCAGCGGGGAATCCTCCCTGCAACAACTACAGGCCCAACTGGTCAATCCAATGCCCTATGACTTGGATATCACCGACCTCGCACAATATAAAAAGCTCCAGCCCCGCTGGCAGGATTGGGACGCCGTAAAAACAGCCTGCGCCCAAATCGCGGTAAACTTGTTCGACCGGATATGCGAATCGCAAAAAGAACAACCCGAAGACCCGCAACCGGATTTCTGA
- a CDS encoding glycine zipper domain-containing protein, producing MARLKKTLPACLAAACLSSLELHAEIGTLIGAAALGAAGTAVKGNALTKTGAAVGGALVGGLIGNAIENKQRQKELETYMLGRYQEGYIQAFTPWYKATLDPLTGRPPVFDGYWAMDIGLPGPAKPDAQAKARLVPALRNDYEAALGILPVPSSVFGTRPAVARPSAVAHVTSRKKIINGVEYISRQVIYPRLPARR from the coding sequence ATGGCCCGCCTGAAAAAAACGCTCCCCGCCTGCCTCGCCGCCGCCTGCCTCTCCTCTCTGGAGCTCCATGCCGAAATCGGCACCCTCATCGGCGCCGCCGCCCTCGGGGCGGCCGGAACCGCCGTCAAGGGCAATGCCCTCACCAAAACCGGGGCTGCCGTCGGCGGTGCCCTCGTCGGCGGACTCATCGGCAACGCCATCGAAAACAAACAAAGGCAAAAGGAACTCGAAACCTACATGCTGGGCCGGTATCAGGAAGGCTACATCCAGGCGTTCACCCCTTGGTACAAGGCCACCCTCGACCCGCTCACCGGACGCCCGCCCGTCTTCGATGGCTACTGGGCGATGGACATCGGCCTGCCCGGGCCCGCCAAACCCGACGCCCAAGCCAAAGCCAGGCTGGTGCCCGCGCTGCGCAACGACTACGAGGCCGCCCTCGGCATCCTGCCAGTTCCGTCATCCGTCTTCGGCACCCGGCCCGCCGTCGCCCGCCCGTCCGCCGTCGCCCACGTCACCAGCCGGAAAAAAATCATCAACGGCGTCGAATACATCAGCCGCCAGGTCATCTACCCACGACTGCCCGCACGACGATAA
- a CDS encoding LacI family DNA-binding transcriptional regulator: MSQTNVTLTQVARAAGFAVSTVSYALRNAANVPPATREKIQDVARKMGYQENPRVAALMAHIRQSRRVAEGECLAFVWIDTPVDSAFPHSAWFAGARQRAEQLGYKLEEFRLREAGGLSAQRLAGVLQARSISGVVISPLSQYASFSIDWDVSAFSIAIIGNAQASPEFHHSGHHHFAGMQMALTKLREGGCRRIVAVLDTVMNERAKRAWSSAFLEHYPAPSQARRHLLLSTPDNTAKLVRKLSLRPGPEVIVTTSGVLDRLKETRGFRIPASTKIVLLDWRPIFPKFGGIEQGEEIIAANAVDLVVGQLQRNERGVPEQVKMVLFPGLWHPPPGL, translated from the coding sequence ATGTCTCAGACTAACGTTACCCTGACCCAAGTTGCCCGCGCTGCCGGTTTCGCGGTCTCCACCGTGTCCTATGCATTGCGTAATGCCGCCAATGTCCCTCCGGCGACGCGGGAGAAAATTCAGGATGTGGCACGAAAGATGGGCTACCAAGAGAACCCGCGCGTCGCCGCACTGATGGCCCACATTCGCCAATCACGGCGGGTTGCCGAGGGAGAGTGCCTCGCGTTTGTGTGGATCGATACGCCCGTCGATTCCGCCTTTCCCCATTCAGCTTGGTTTGCCGGAGCGCGACAGCGCGCCGAGCAACTTGGCTACAAATTGGAGGAATTCCGGCTGAGGGAAGCCGGTGGGTTGAGTGCCCAACGTCTCGCCGGGGTTTTGCAAGCCCGGTCGATCAGTGGGGTAGTCATTTCTCCTCTCAGCCAATACGCCAGTTTTAGCATCGATTGGGATGTCAGCGCATTTTCGATCGCCATCATCGGCAATGCGCAGGCCAGTCCCGAATTTCATCATTCGGGACATCACCACTTCGCCGGAATGCAAATGGCGCTGACAAAGCTGCGTGAAGGAGGCTGCCGCCGAATCGTTGCGGTGCTTGACACCGTGATGAACGAGCGCGCTAAAAGGGCCTGGTCGTCCGCGTTTCTCGAGCATTACCCCGCGCCATCGCAAGCCCGGCGGCATCTGCTCCTTTCCACCCCGGACAACACCGCGAAGTTGGTCCGAAAGCTATCCCTCCGGCCTGGGCCGGAAGTGATAGTCACGACCAGCGGTGTTTTGGATCGCCTGAAAGAAACACGGGGATTTCGGATACCGGCATCGACCAAAATCGTGCTTTTAGACTGGCGTCCCATTTTCCCGAAATTCGGCGGCATTGAGCAAGGCGAAGAAATCATCGCGGCAAATGCCGTCGATCTTGTCGTGGGCCAGCTCCAGCGCAACGAGCGCGGCGTGCCCGAGCAAGTGAAGATGGTGCTATTTCCGGGTCTCTGGCATCCTCCGCCTGGGCTTTAG
- a CDS encoding TonB-dependent siderophore receptor gives MKSWFSSCILACSLAMWLSPCLSRAQAQSTTSANETSDNDDETVVMSVFEVKNKKDSDYRVVNSVSTTGMAESLLKTPLPITVVTGEFLKDADLEGFAGALRYVSGLSFDPHTADGNQAPGAVSGGSSTVGNSSPNLNRFRGQPYNGTFRNGLKLTYGFYTENVDRIEVAKGPMSVFVGGATLGGEINVITKKPIFHRFNEVSFRAASHRSHKETFDSTGPITKTLAYRLIGSHDVRNSYRDYSDARIQYINPQLLWRPSRRFDIRLEYQYRNATGNLVSQNVASTSFYRDTFLNPPQYLLDEGKKRAGALSGVPFTIAEYQTRIGRAFGNLRTDVYNATGKWISLGQGEALTEGNAPSGREYNYYGPNAPFQTRVNLWELESRSSITDWLDLKVQGRYINTYMMNYYYWFGNRIYGDGSTPIGSGPGDGFRLNNENYDGKIEFALHKTWRYVGLKGLLGAQRAVEYRTLEAGAWDLSTKTPVLGSPNVQGSPTTLTGANIFNYFDPAFHNFPDVTHAWKGETKGDGVESQNERRTHSGALYAVGMVDWNRFTFTGGFRRDRTGYVTDWQDHNGHVTYYPLGSDNIQRNSVPDAYTSSWMYGVVMRVVKDVYLYGSYNFGETIQTGAKIAKTTYAPPTVLITPEEIRDNPFPNTTGKGHELGVKFSLFNGKLTGSVAWFNLVRGNIMVADVGRIAADPRNIGTEVDPNPDTQRPDVRYNIGWMMPIDGNKTSGFETDLIWTPIPNYSVIFAASHLTTNKLTVSDPVSNDPTIRMSYEILNGRPLENSPDDTLRIFQRYSFTRGKLKGWSVGAGVRYQSSQMPQANNANWGCVYPSFYVADANIGYKTKICGKEAVFSIAVTNLFDRVYAEGNSTYGAPREFAFTTRLVF, from the coding sequence ATGAAATCTTGGTTTTCCTCCTGCATCCTTGCATGTTCCCTGGCGATGTGGCTTTCCCCGTGTCTGTCGCGGGCGCAAGCCCAATCCACAACGTCCGCAAATGAGACTTCGGACAACGACGATGAAACGGTCGTGATGTCGGTCTTCGAGGTCAAAAACAAAAAAGACAGCGATTATCGCGTGGTCAACTCCGTCTCGACGACCGGCATGGCCGAATCCCTGCTGAAGACGCCGCTGCCGATCACCGTGGTCACTGGCGAATTTCTGAAGGATGCCGACCTCGAGGGGTTTGCCGGCGCGCTGCGTTATGTGAGCGGCCTGTCCTTTGATCCCCACACGGCTGACGGCAATCAAGCGCCGGGCGCCGTGTCCGGCGGCAGCAGCACAGTGGGCAATAGCAGTCCAAATCTGAACCGTTTTCGCGGCCAGCCCTATAATGGCACATTCCGCAACGGGCTCAAACTCACCTATGGGTTCTACACGGAAAACGTCGACCGCATCGAGGTGGCCAAAGGCCCGATGTCGGTGTTCGTCGGCGGCGCGACGCTGGGCGGGGAAATCAATGTCATCACGAAGAAACCGATTTTCCACAGGTTCAACGAAGTCTCGTTCCGGGCGGCCTCCCACAGGTCGCATAAAGAGACATTTGACAGCACGGGGCCGATCACAAAGACGCTGGCCTATCGCCTCATCGGCAGCCACGATGTGCGCAATAGCTACCGCGACTACTCGGACGCCCGCATCCAGTATATTAATCCGCAGTTGCTCTGGCGGCCAAGCAGGCGCTTCGACATCCGGCTGGAGTATCAGTATCGCAACGCCACGGGCAACCTTGTCTCGCAAAACGTCGCGTCAACGAGTTTCTACCGCGACACATTCCTGAATCCCCCGCAATACCTTCTCGACGAAGGGAAAAAACGCGCCGGAGCCCTATCCGGGGTGCCCTTCACTATCGCCGAATATCAGACGCGCATCGGCCGTGCCTTCGGCAATCTGCGCACCGACGTTTACAACGCGACGGGGAAGTGGATTTCATTGGGCCAGGGCGAGGCCCTGACGGAAGGCAACGCGCCGAGCGGCAGGGAATATAATTACTATGGCCCCAACGCGCCGTTCCAGACCAGGGTGAACCTGTGGGAGCTGGAGAGCAGGTCAAGCATCACGGACTGGCTCGATCTCAAAGTGCAGGGGCGCTATATCAACACCTATATGATGAACTATTATTATTGGTTCGGCAACCGGATATACGGCGACGGCAGCACGCCCATCGGTTCCGGCCCCGGCGACGGCTTTCGCCTGAATAACGAAAACTACGACGGGAAAATAGAATTCGCGCTGCACAAGACGTGGCGTTACGTGGGGCTTAAAGGTTTGCTCGGCGCGCAGAGAGCCGTCGAATATCGCACGCTCGAGGCGGGCGCATGGGATCTGTCCACCAAGACGCCCGTGCTTGGATCGCCGAACGTGCAGGGCTCGCCAACGACCCTGACCGGCGCAAATATCTTCAACTATTTTGACCCGGCTTTCCATAATTTTCCGGATGTTACCCACGCTTGGAAAGGCGAGACAAAGGGTGACGGGGTGGAAAGCCAGAATGAGCGTCGCACGCACTCCGGCGCGCTCTATGCCGTTGGCATGGTGGATTGGAATCGATTCACGTTTACCGGCGGCTTCAGGCGCGACCGGACTGGATACGTGACCGACTGGCAGGACCACAATGGACACGTAACCTACTATCCGCTGGGCAGCGATAATATCCAGAGAAACTCGGTTCCCGACGCATACACGAGCTCTTGGATGTACGGGGTGGTCATGCGAGTCGTGAAAGATGTGTATCTCTATGGCAGCTACAACTTCGGTGAAACAATTCAGACAGGCGCCAAAATCGCAAAAACAACGTATGCACCGCCGACTGTGCTGATCACTCCCGAGGAAATCCGCGACAATCCATTCCCGAACACCACCGGCAAGGGCCACGAACTTGGCGTCAAGTTTTCACTTTTTAACGGCAAACTCACCGGCAGTGTCGCATGGTTCAATCTCGTTCGTGGTAACATCATGGTGGCGGATGTCGGCAGGATCGCCGCCGACCCGCGCAACATCGGCACGGAAGTGGATCCCAACCCCGACACCCAGCGCCCTGACGTGCGTTATAATATTGGCTGGATGATGCCGATCGACGGCAACAAAACCTCGGGTTTTGAAACCGATCTGATTTGGACGCCGATACCAAATTACAGCGTCATTTTTGCCGCGAGTCACCTCACCACGAACAAGCTTACCGTGTCCGATCCGGTGAGTAACGATCCCACCATCAGAATGAGCTATGAAATATTGAATGGCCGTCCGCTTGAGAATTCGCCGGACGATACGCTTCGGATTTTCCAACGATACTCTTTCACCCGTGGGAAACTCAAGGGCTGGTCTGTCGGCGCGGGCGTGCGCTACCAGTCGTCGCAGATGCCGCAGGCAAATAACGCGAATTGGGGCTGTGTTTACCCGAGCTTTTATGTCGCCGATGCCAACATCGGCTACAAGACGAAGATTTGCGGGAAAGAGGCCGTTTTCAGCATAGCGGTCACAAATTTGTTCGACCGTGTTTATGCCGAAGGCAATTCGACCTATGGCGCGCCCCGGGAATTCGCCTTCACAACTCGCTTGGTATTTTGA
- a CDS encoding VirB4 family type IV secretion system protein, protein MKIASNALPLSQYAPVGSGLPGGTARLDAYEDFAPQFPVAHLDEIRGDGTLSPVEDLDTRGVVVSQDFALGGGFFIESPDLRYYAQEAADTVHRGLAAAIGMLRKGERLQFVWMPQDVMDPLYEGYGARPDDPPFVAYARARRLADYQRRFATGQLRHFLSMCFLQTPYEGRVCDVSRRGLASRVLGGLSDVMGSGLPLARTVFRSTERLDLLRQMGAWGARVSQMERAFGKVRGLATRPVHSTDYIRLWRRLLSPDLWERLRFESGAVQGLYSNLGSTASVAAQCVTGRITDAGAYFTTGWYYHRILTLEVPPAFVEMGYLMTAFTRSEVLGAVRNFQLALNLTPRDKTRDKVVLKKKRGLVLAQYRDDPMKHPELEVQLAQINAQLSALENDDVSSLFSATLTVHLWSRDPADLVASEEVIIAQVRSITTMVLGGESLAAFPYFLSYCLPGCPGRGDAHRVVALTNEEAAPLVPLLGQGTGVLAKVREPAVPALFETALGTPFALDFFARRRVPMYGGVTVGGSGSGKSFLFNYLISSYCNRRTRVLVVDAAVGTPSFKTACAVLGGAYVEKDFCFNALGTKVTNGQVQPPDEEDLKLQLATLEAILQGGADARPLGNEQRAFLTESINYLFANPPASGVPYLRDLPQAMRNCVQGRPESSGYVRMADDWSQVLSSSWTFPDGANMNARYVDGPDDFPRAWLTVFDLKWVLDREDLLTVFMTLIFRHLSQITARNSTLPDHEREHVLVIFDEAWKVLFRKAFAENVLGLYKAARSRDVSLHLLTQDFSDLINFVSRMTGSMSAAKTSPIITQSSHFFFANIDAKEAELIGDTLNLTVDQCRMLPALAREDGKFAEYGYFCRLMDQPELLFSRLRYAPLPEELWAFSSSSDDDGRRIRVLAEVRDELRQPGARGRLIAGMVAKGWSQAGLSRLDDLALARHVMIYRLALDGSR, encoded by the coding sequence ATGAAAATTGCCTCGAATGCGCTTCCGCTTTCGCAATACGCCCCGGTGGGTTCGGGTTTGCCCGGGGGGACGGCGCGGCTGGATGCGTATGAGGATTTCGCGCCGCAGTTTCCCGTGGCGCACCTTGACGAGATCCGGGGGGACGGGACGTTGTCCCCGGTGGAGGATTTGGACACGCGGGGCGTGGTGGTTTCGCAGGATTTCGCGCTTGGGGGCGGGTTTTTTATCGAAAGCCCGGATTTGCGTTATTACGCGCAGGAGGCGGCGGACACGGTGCATCGCGGACTGGCGGCCGCCATCGGCATGCTGCGCAAAGGAGAGCGGTTGCAATTTGTCTGGATGCCCCAGGATGTGATGGACCCTTTGTATGAAGGTTATGGGGCGCGCCCGGATGACCCGCCGTTTGTGGCGTATGCGCGCGCCCGGCGCCTGGCCGATTATCAACGGCGGTTTGCGACCGGGCAGCTGCGGCATTTTTTATCGATGTGTTTTTTGCAGACTCCGTATGAGGGCCGGGTTTGCGATGTTTCGCGGCGGGGGCTGGCGTCCCGGGTATTGGGCGGGTTGTCCGACGTGATGGGCTCGGGCCTGCCTTTGGCCCGCACGGTGTTTCGTTCCACGGAGCGCTTGGATTTGCTGCGGCAGATGGGCGCATGGGGCGCCCGGGTGTCCCAGATGGAGCGGGCGTTTGGCAAGGTCCGCGGCTTGGCCACCCGGCCGGTGCATTCGACGGATTATATTCGTTTGTGGCGCCGGTTGCTGTCACCCGACTTGTGGGAGCGGCTGCGGTTTGAGTCCGGGGCGGTGCAGGGATTGTATTCCAATCTGGGCTCGACGGCCTCGGTGGCGGCGCAGTGTGTGACCGGGCGGATTACCGACGCGGGCGCGTATTTCACGACCGGCTGGTATTATCATCGGATTCTGACGCTGGAGGTGCCGCCGGCCTTTGTGGAAATGGGTTATTTAATGACGGCGTTCACCCGGTCGGAAGTGCTGGGTGCGGTGCGCAATTTTCAACTGGCCTTGAATCTGACCCCGCGGGACAAGACGCGGGACAAGGTGGTCTTGAAGAAGAAGCGCGGCCTGGTGCTGGCCCAGTATCGGGATGATCCGATGAAACATCCGGAGCTGGAGGTGCAGCTGGCCCAGATAAACGCGCAGTTGTCGGCGTTGGAAAACGACGATGTGTCCTCGTTGTTTTCCGCCACGTTGACGGTGCATTTGTGGAGCCGTGATCCGGCGGATCTGGTCGCGTCCGAGGAGGTGATTATTGCGCAGGTCAGGAGCATCACGACCATGGTGCTGGGCGGGGAGAGCCTGGCGGCGTTTCCTTATTTTCTGTCCTATTGCCTGCCCGGATGCCCGGGCCGGGGGGATGCGCACCGGGTGGTGGCGCTGACCAATGAGGAGGCGGCGCCGCTGGTGCCGTTGCTCGGGCAGGGGACGGGCGTGCTGGCGAAGGTGCGCGAGCCGGCGGTGCCCGCCTTGTTCGAGACCGCCTTGGGCACGCCGTTCGCCCTTGATTTTTTTGCCCGCAGGCGCGTGCCCATGTATGGTGGCGTGACCGTGGGAGGCTCCGGCTCGGGCAAGAGTTTTTTGTTTAATTATCTGATTTCGAGTTATTGCAATCGCCGCACCCGGGTGCTGGTGGTGGACGCGGCGGTGGGCACCCCGTCGTTCAAGACCGCCTGCGCGGTTTTGGGCGGCGCGTATGTGGAAAAGGATTTTTGTTTCAACGCGCTGGGGACAAAAGTCACCAACGGGCAGGTGCAGCCGCCGGACGAGGAGGATTTGAAATTGCAGCTGGCCACGCTGGAGGCGATATTGCAGGGCGGGGCGGATGCGCGCCCGCTCGGCAATGAGCAGCGCGCTTTTCTGACGGAATCGATCAATTATTTGTTCGCGAATCCCCCGGCCTCGGGGGTGCCGTATTTGCGGGATTTGCCCCAGGCGATGCGCAATTGCGTGCAGGGCAGGCCGGAATCGTCCGGTTATGTGCGGATGGCGGACGACTGGAGCCAGGTGCTGTCCTCGTCGTGGACTTTTCCGGACGGGGCGAACATGAATGCGCGTTATGTGGACGGGCCGGATGATTTTCCCCGGGCGTGGCTGACGGTCTTTGATTTGAAGTGGGTGCTGGACCGGGAGGATTTGCTGACGGTGTTCATGACTTTGATCTTCCGGCATCTGTCGCAGATCACCGCGCGCAACAGCACGCTGCCGGACCACGAGCGGGAGCATGTGCTGGTGATATTTGACGAGGCATGGAAGGTTTTGTTTCGAAAGGCGTTTGCCGAGAATGTGCTCGGGCTATACAAGGCGGCGCGCTCCCGCGATGTAAGCCTCCACCTGCTGACGCAGGATTTTTCGGATTTGATTAATTTTGTCTCGCGCATGACCGGCTCGATGTCGGCGGCGAAGACCAGTCCGATCATCACCCAGTCGTCGCATTTTTTCTTTGCCAATATAGACGCGAAGGAGGCGGAGCTGATCGGGGACACGCTGAACCTGACCGTGGACCAATGCCGGATGCTGCCGGCGCTGGCGCGCGAGGACGGCAAGTTTGCGGAATACGGGTATTTTTGCCGGTTGATGGATCAGCCGGAATTGTTGTTCAGCCGGTTGCGCTACGCGCCGCTGCCGGAGGAGCTGTGGGCGTTTTCCTCCAGTTCGGACGATGACGGGCGGCGCATCCGGGTGCTGGCGGAGGTGCGGGATGAATTGCGCCAGCCGGGCGCGCGCGGGCGCCTGATTGCCGGGATGGTGGCCAAGGGCTGGTCGCAGGCGGGGTTGTCCCGGCTGGATGATTTGGCGCTGGCGAGGCATGTCATGATTTACCGGCTCGCGCTGGATGGCTCCCGGTGA